Proteins encoded within one genomic window of Neoarius graeffei isolate fNeoGra1 chromosome 18, fNeoGra1.pri, whole genome shotgun sequence:
- the LOC132865941 gene encoding protein NYNRIN-like yields MSSIPCDHAYFSVIDLCSAFYSVPVGHETQPLSAFTHRGRQYTWTRLPQGFIDSPAVFTAVLRDALADLCLPRGSTVLQYADDLLVTAEDQDACAAATLSLLTLLAQKGFKVSRTKLQFCLTTVRYLGHDLSQGSRRLSPERVQVIMDTQVPATKHALMAFLGLINYCRQWIPDCSIYDKCLRSAISHSDPVTQPLVWTEDMLTAFKALKQALCSAPALGLPNYRLPFHLYVCNQKGTASGVLAQEHGGGMRPCAFLSKTLDAVAQGLPGCLRAVAACALMVTDAEKLVLSHPLILHTSHDVVYILRNLSTQHLSAQRRSGYEFILLATEHLTVKPSSSFDSVAHALQRLLNSQDDDVAFDSHDCLSNIVFETSIRPDLHSTPLSTGDSLFVDGSCSRPADGVFLCGYSVCRLPDEIVEAHSLPFSSAQAAELYVLTRACILAQDTDVTIYTDSRYAFGMAHDFGRIWASRGFTTADGKPISHSSLVTDLITACLLPCTLAIVKTRAHTRGDSFEIKGNSFADRVAKAAAASGVLPPGFNCALVSTDRMVSAVLPDIDLISIQASASVADTQFWDAQGATEKSGVLLDAQGRLCLPRHCTPFLVREFHGPTHRGRRGVVEDMNRTFCINNLHTDAHNILDKCLTCAQNNLSKPGAVHQHLPIPDTPFQEWQIDFTHMPKQGPFKYLLVMIDKFSRWIEAFPCSKENARTAVNKLTQEIIPRYGLPVGIDSDKGTPFTSKVTQELCKDLKINWRFHIPYHPQSSGIVERANRTIKGKLRKAMQDAGTKNWVQVLPLVLADMRMTAQVALDNLSLYELVMGRPFPVPWRRGMQVIGTGDLEVHLSEYAVDLMRVLDEYWARVNSKKPPIPEAHTHPFEVGDRVLVKRFAKLNAPMEESPYSGPTDVLAVTRTAVLTDLFPQWIHASRIKKAPM; encoded by the coding sequence atgtcttctattccgtgtgaccatgcttatttctctgtgattgatttgtgctctgccttttacagtgttcctgtgggccatgagactcagcccctgtctgctttcacacacaggggaagacaatacacgtggacgcggttgccacagggtttcattgactcaccggcggtcttcactgccgtattgcgggacgcgctggctgatctctgtcttccccggggctccacggtgctccagtacgcggatgatctcctggtaacggcggaggatcaagacgcttgtgctgccgccacattgtctctcctcacactcctggcgcagaagggtttcaaggtctcccgcacgaagttgcagttttgcctcacaactgttcgctacttgggacatgacctctcccagggttccaggaggcttagcccggaacgcgttcaagtcattatggacactcaggtacctgcaaccaagcacgctctcatggcatttctgggcctcatcaattactgtcgtcaatggatccctgactgttcaatctatgacaagtgtttgcgttcagctataagtcactcagatcctgtgactcagcccctggtctggactgaggacatgctaacggccttcaaggctctgaagcaagctttgtgctccgcccctgctctcgggctgccgaactatcgtttgccgtttcacctgtatgtgtgcaatcagaaggggaccgcctctggggtgctggctcaggagcacggggggggcatgcgaccttgcgcgtttctgtctaaaactcttgacgctgtggcacaagggcttcctggctgtcttagggctgttgctgcgtgtgctctcatggtcacggacgctgaaaaacttgttttgtcgcatccgctcattttacacacttcacatgacgtcgtgtacattctgcggaatcttagcactcagcatttgtctgctcagcgtcgctctggctatgagtttattcttttggccacagagcatctcactgttaagccctcctcgtcgtttgattctgtcgcccacgctcttcagcgtcttcttaactcacaggatgacgatgttgcgtttgactcacatgactgtctttctaatatcgtttttgagactagcatccgcccagacttacactccacccctctttccacaggcgactctctttttgtagatggttcctgttcccgccctgcggatggtgtgttcctgtgtggttactctgtttgtcgcctccctgatgaaattgttgaagctcattctttgcctttttcttctgctcaggctgcggagctctatgTTTTGACTCGTGCgtgtattttggctcaagacacagacgttactatttacaccgactcacgctacgctttcggcatggcgcacgacttcggccgcatttgggcgtctcgggggtttacgacagccgacggtaagcccatttctcattcttcacttgttactgatttaatcaccgcctgtctccttccgtgcacgttggccattgttaagacacgcgcgcacacaagaggggactcatttgaaataaagggcaattcattcgctgatcgagtcgctaaagctgcagccgcatccggtgtcctgcctccaggctttaattgcgctttagtttctactgatcgcatggttagcgctgtcttacctgacatagatctcatttctatccaggcctcggcctctgtggcagatacgcagttctgggacgcccagggcgcgacagagaagagtggcgttttgcttgacgcacagggccgtctttgtttacctcgtcactgtactccctttctcgtccgcgagttccatggtcccactcatcgcggccgaagaggggtagtggaggatatgaacagaacattctgcatcaataatttgcacacagacgcacacaacattctggacaagtgtttaacgtgcgcccagaataatctatctaaaccaggcgcggtacatcagcaccttcccatacccgacacgcctttccaagaatggcagatcgacttcactcacatgccaaagcagggcccgttcaaataccttttggtcatgattgacaaattttcacggtggattgaggctttcccgtgtagcaaagagaacgcccgaacagcagtgaacaaacttacacaggaaattatcccacgttacggtcttccggtaggaattgactctgataagggaacgccgttcacctctaaggtaacgcaggagctatgtaaagacctcaagatcaattggcgttttcatatcccataccatccacagtcctctggcattgtggagcgcgcgaatagaacaattaagggtaagttgcgtaaggctatgcaagacgcaggcacgaaaaattgggtccaagttttaccgttggtcctcgctgatatgcgcatgactgctcaggtcgctctcgacaatttatctctgtacgagctcgtcatgggacgcccctttcctgtcccttggcgtagaggcatgcaggttataggaacgggtgatcttgaagtacatctcagcgagtacgcggtggatctcatgcgggtgctggatgagtattgggcgagagtaaattccaaaaagcctcccattccagaggcacacactcacccctttgaggtaggggacagagttttagtaaagagattcgctaaactaaacgctcccatggaggagtcaccctacagtgggcccaccgatgtactcgctgtaactcgcacggctgtgctaacggacctttttccacagtggatccatgccagcagaataaagaaggctccaatgtaa